The DNA window GTTGGTTTGTACTTCCTCAAACACTAGCTTTGAGCTTTTGTCTCTTTCATGTGACATTTCTCATCCAAAATTCATGTACATATAGATGCCAAACTGTGGTCTGTAAGGGTCAAGCTGTAATGATCAGACGCAGCGGTAGATTTTAACCTCGTCTTGTTATCCTTTAGCAGAATAACAGACAGTTATTCcactattataattaataataataatgatcatccAAAGCCCTGTATCTTGTTCTTGAGAGGAATAAAATCCGATTTGCGAACTTGTTTACCAGAATCTGCTGGTTCACTGGTATTTGAAGACTTTGTAATTCATTTCCAGAAATAAATGTTCATACTGTCCAGCTCTCTGGGTTTTCTAATTGAATACAAGCACCTGCTGTGCTGCTGTTTTTGGGTTTAGCGTGTATTTTAGCCTCTGACTTCTTTAGACAGCATCTTATCCTGTGGGTTTATCCCTGTAAGAGGATCCATCAACGGGACGGGGCTGTGACTCTAAGCCTGTTCTCCAGCTTGTCTCCATGTCTTAACAGAAGAGCTACATGGTGCTATATTGAGAAAAATGCATTCCTGTAGATCAGAGTAAAAGCATGCTAATAACATTGCCAAGGTTGTGAATTCAATTCCCAGGAAATGCATGAGCGgataaaaatgtgtacatttaatgCAACATAAGTCATTGATAGGTAAAATTGTCTGcctaatgttattaaaaaaaaaagtgtggaatGGTGCCTTGTGGGTGTTTTTGGTCATGGGGCCTAATGTCTCTTGGTATTCTTGAAATGAATTATAACCACATCAACTTTGCAGAATAAAGCCTCATGTGAAATGTTCTTTCTTccaataataaacaaaattccACACTTTAATTTAATCCTAAATATTCATCTTGCCAGATATAATTTGCAAATAAGAGTGTTTTGCTTTTATaatgttcttggtttaaaaaaaaaaaaaattatgcctaTTCATCAGTGTGATACTAGGAAATCCACTTCTGCCTCTGAGTAATAACAGGTAATTAATGTAAACTAATTATTTCTTCATGATTGCAATCTTATCTATCAATTgtgactttaaatctcacaatgtAATTTCAGCTTGATGTCTTGAAAAGGTGacttaatattttacaaatttttaaTGGGAAATTTTCCCACACCGGTTTCAATTGAACTGAATTCTTACATCTTTGACTTTTCGGGTAACGTTAAACAATTTAACAGaatataattctttaaaaacattgtaaatctTACCGTTCAAAAACTGTTCactggtaggctatatagattacagaaatatattgtaatgttttatattatattgtagatTTTCACTTTAGAAAAGATGGTTACGCCCCTGGTGTGTTATATAAAAGGATGCTAAtgattaaatactgtaatatgaGCAATGCGCAcgtggcgccgtggcttagttggttaaagcgcctgtctagtaaacaggagatcctgggttcgaatcccagcggtgccttttaaatGCAATCCATGCACCTTTACCGTTAAACTCTTCAGATTATGAtgattaattagtttatttattctttcaaaatatctctcagttttgttaaaaaaaaaaaaaaaatgttataataataaaatcgaaagaaaaaaaaggatcatCTAAATCTGTGTTTACCTGCAAAATGCAGAGGGTCaaacaattattaaacataaacaatatatatattggagAATTGTTTCTCTCAGCAAGGTTTATTATTgtatgacagaaaaaaataaaaaaaaccttttgtatTGGACTTTGAGCTATTTCTCAAATAAAAATCAGTTACAGCACGCCCTCTGGTGCCAAACCGTCAATAGAGACGTTTATTTCGAGTTTAGGTATGCATGCagaaattgattcgtcaaacatCACGACCATTaaagtagtgattaaaaatcGCAATAATTGGTAAATTAGTAAAAGCAGTCACAGCATATAAAAACATGCTCTTCCTATACAGTTATGCATGTCTATAGTATACTagaatttcatataaatatttaactgcaaacacgtccatatatatatatatatatatatatatatatatatatatatatatatatatatatatatatatatatatatatatatatatatattacatttaaattgattaatttgaacattttcacgaaaaataattattgttatagcAGAGAGAGTTTAGATTCCTAAATAGGACgataaatattacaatatctaTAACATTATTAATCATATCATTCTTCATTTGTGGTGGTAAGTGGTGTCCCTCTACTTTACAACAattgaaataaactttaaataccaTACCAATAGGTCATAAAATGTTTGTATTCTAGGGTAGGGTAAACATAAATTGTGCACTGTTAATGGTtaacagtttttgtttaaaaatacatattaaattgaGTTAAATCGCATTTGTCACAAAATATGGATGTTCCTGCCATACCTTAGAGAGGTATCATGGATTGTAAttgcaacaatataacatttttaacacaaataaAGTGGTTATATTGTGAAGATAGATTTGATTTAACATGTACAATTTAttcaattataacaaaaaaaaaaacatatttttttatatttaagaaaaaagttGTGTCCCCCAAATTCATGTCTGTGGAGTTAAAACAATGGATATCGCCCCTTTAAGAAAATTGAGAATTCTATTTGGACTGCTTCCTGTGTGTAAAGGACACTGCAGGTGCTGGTTGATCTGAGGGGGGCATGGGGAGTACATTCTTTCTTATTAAGTTTCTTAAAATTAGCTAAATTGGTGACAATTTAATGTGTCGCACTTTATTAGGGTTTGCTGTGTGATGTTGATAACTTGCAGATCTGACATATTTTGATCAAAATTTTGCTACATAGCTTACATACTTATGAATATCTCCTAAATGTGCCCTGACATTGAAAATATCATGATGGCTGCCTCCATTTGAAAAAAGTCTGGATTTAGGCTGATTTGTTAGTTGTCTTTCCGGGTAACACCACAGAGCCTTATAGTAACTTGCAATAAAGCTGACTTCTTTgccacgtttttcattaatacaattaaaaacatcagtgcacaattttccacaccacaatccatCAAGCACAtctcaccagcaaacttacactcatttacatccttctcttcactctctgaggcagaagtctccaaactcatcctttctaatcaccctataTTTGtctgcttgatcctattccatatCATCTcattcaagccatttctcctgcagctcTACCTGCACTCACTGACATCATTAAcatatccctccacactggtgttttgccctcatcatttagacaggttcgtataactccactacttaagaaacccaccctcaacccatctcttttagagaactacagaccagttttccttcttcctttcattgcaaaaacacatgAATGAGCTGTTCTCTGCCTTTCTCAcccagaacaacctccttgattGCAATCaatctggtttcagaagtggacattcaactgagactgccttgctctcagttgttgaagccctaagtctggcaagagcggaatccaaatcttcaatacttatcttgcttgatAAGTTAACCACCaaatcctcctgtcaaccctactgaCAAAGGACATCTCAGGaccgcactccagtggtttgagtcttacctatcagattgGTCCTTTAAAGTATCtgggagaggtgaggtgtccaagtcacaacatctcactactggggtgcctcagggctcagttcttggaccacttctcttctctgtctacctggcatcattaggttctgtcattcagaaacatggcttttcatatcacttcTATGAATGCtttttcttaatgaatgttgttcagttgctttgacgcaatgtattttgtttaaagcgctatataaataaaggtgacttgactatgctgatgacactcaacatTGACGGTGgctactcgcatctcagcttgtctaacagacatttcttcctggatgaaggaccatcactttcaactcaaccttgccaagacagaactgtttttggttccagcaaacccatcgttgcatcacaatttcaccatcaagttaggcacatcaaccataactccttcaaaaacagacagaaaccttggagttatgattgatgatcagctaacATTCTTAATCACATTGCTAAACCTGtttggtcctgcagatttgctttcttcAACATTAAGAAGAGCAGGCCCTTTCTTTCataacatgctgcacaactccttgttcaagctcttgttctgtccaggctggactattgcaatgccctcttggcatgtcttccagccagttctatcaaacctttaaaattaatccagaatgctgcagcaagattcatttttaatgagccgaaaagaatacacgttacacctctgtttatcaatttacactggctaccaatagctgctcgcataaaattcaaggcatgtttatattatatataaagacctttaacactagcttgctctattctttttctattctatctgtttttttatttattatattatttaaaagcttgcatttaagctaactgagacttgttttaGCACTtaaatatcattgctcttttgttgtttttgattgcttccattgtcctcatttgtaagtcactttggataaaagtgtctgctaaatgaataaatgtaatgtctgTGGTGTTAATTCAAAATGACATAGACATAATTGGCTGTGTCACCAGTGTTTGGTTGAAATTATTGAAAAATCAAAATGttcttaatcttttattttaatggatataaaatattattctaattttaaatgcatacattttgttttaaaaaaaaaaacaagcattttctttctttctttttttttttttcttttttacaaattcTGCCTCTCATTTGCCACCACAATCGAAGAATGAATCCTCTGCACACCACTTTGAATCCGTATCCTACTTTcatcttaaatatttttgctgaCTCATGATGAATGGCATCGAGTGGGTTATACGACAATTTTATGGTGGGCGTTGCTAAAAGGGACAAACACAGAAATCTGCAGTCTGTGCCAGATTTCAGCCTTTTCGTTTCCTCACAGCGAAATAAACCCGAGCTTCAGCGGTTCGGTAAGTGCATTTCCGAAAATGACAAGTAGCTACAAACCAGTCAAAGACTGTAATGTAGAAAACGGTTATTGTCTGTAGCAGCATTAGTACGCGCTACTTCTACCGAATGCTTTTGCTTTGAACAGTCTGAACGGAGTTAGGCTGCATATTTGAATCACGTGATTAATTCGCGTTCTTCTTTTGAAAGATTGCAGAATGTGGAGCATTCAAGTGCCAGATCtaatattcaatttaatttaaccgAAATTGTACTTGCAGAGTCTAAAAATAGTTATTGGTGATTTTTACAAAGAGTTTTCGTCGACTATAAATGAAAGGGCagattgttttgatttcatgttcagTTCAACTAGCAGAACTTTCCCATAACGTTAGCACATGCTTCGGTTATTTTTCGGGaaccacataataatattctacaaacgttctctgttttttttttttttttaatccaaaaacGGACCTTTGTAGAATGTTACAGGGAGTTTCCATAACAACCTAAAATCAAGAGAACCTATAAAATGTTATATGCTTattgtgttttaatttatatataaaaaaaaaaaaaaaaaaaaaagacaaaaactagCATTCGTACACTGAAAGTTCTGGTTTGCTAAAAAAGGGGGGTTGCTAGGTAATTCCAGTTTGTGAATCTGAAAGATTCTTTCACGAAATAAATATAGACTGAAATAATATTGCAACTATATTtgatacacaaatatatatatataaatatatatatatatatatatatttatttagtgtaTACAATAATGTAAGCTATAATTAAGGTAATTCCGTCTcataaaaagtattattaataaaattgtagatttaacaaaaaatatttgcattaagTAGTTCTATAACATGAAACTAATCTGCAtttatcacccccccccccacaatcgcctttaagattttaaagtatgttctttgcaatttttatatatatattggcctCTGTTTACAGTTGTGTCAAAGAATAACCCACATACTGTCACAAACTCTTATTTATTTTCAAGAAGAGGCATGCCGTTTTTTGTTTCATGGAATAAAGTTGGGAAAATTGGGATTCAATAAAATGAGTTCACAATGCTTTCCTCTTTATGAACAGATGGCAAATGAAGCAAAGCCCTGTCCGTGTGATATCGGGGACAAGATTGACTATGGAGGTCTCGGAGAGGAAGTTCAAATCGAGCACATTAAAGCTTATGTGGTGAAGCCTCCAGCATCAGAGAAGGCCATTGTTGTAATTCAAGACATTTATGGATGGCAGCTTCCAAACACCAGATACATGGCTGACATGCTTTCAGCCAATGGATACATGTAAATATCtgatatatatttctaaaaatatgaAGATGGTTGCTAATATCCCTGTTCTTGATTCTTTCGCAGTGCTATATGTCCAGATTTCTTTGTTGGAAAAGAGCCGTGGAGCCCATCTCATGACTGGTCAACATTTCAGCAGTGGCTTGAGGACAAAAAGCCTACAGAAATCAAAAAGTACAAGTTCAATCAACTAAATTTTTCCTATATGATGAACTTGACCATACCTTTGAAGGAAAGACTAAACGATGTTGTCGTTTAACCAGGGAAGTGGATGTTGTGTTGAAGTATCTGAAGGAGCAGTGTGGCGTGAAGCATATAGGAGTTGTGGGCTTCTGCTGGGGTGGGGTTGCCACACACTACATTGCTCTTCAGTATCAGGAAATCAAAGCTGGCGTCTCTGTCTATGGTAATCCATTTGTTGTGTCTCTTGAACAGTCAAAGACAAAGGAAATATGTGGCAGGATGCTTTCTGCAATCCAAGAAATTGTAAATATAAACTCCTTTTACACAGGTATCGTTAGAGAGCGGGAAGACCGGTTTGATCTCAAGAGCCCAACCCTCTTTATCTTTGCTGAAAACGATGCAGTCATTCCACTTGATCAGGTAAGATGAGGTCAAGGACAGGATTAAGAGGTTTGCACCATATACGCTATATTGCCAAAAGTATTGGCACCCCCCTTCTAATGAACAGGTTTGACTATTAAGGAATTTCCACGAGTACAAATCTTAATGTTTAAGCatgtaattatattttagggACTTTTGTACTTCTTTTGTTTGGACAGGAccctttttttataaatatatattccatCATAGTTCTTATTGAGTTAGTAATGCCATGGTAAGGATTACATTAACATGgatatgcttaatttaatttgcaCCTATCAAATGCTTTACTTTCAGGGAAAATGGCTTAATTGAAATATAATCAGATCAgagttttctttaaaatgtaattgtagtATCCTATTACTAATGCAATGTAGCGTTCAATCTAATAtacttttatttgaatataatttcgGAAGGATAATAAATGGGGGTAAATGTATTAATGAATAAACCCATATCAGGGTCATAAACTTTTTCACAGACAATGAGTTAATGTTTATTGTTCTCTTACTTTCAACCAAGGTGACTACACTAGAGGCAAGACTGAAGGAGAAGTGCACTGCTGACTTCCAAGTGAAAATCTTCCCAAAACAGACACATGGGTTTGTCCATCGCAAGAGAGAAGACATTAACCCAGATGATAAATCTTATATAGAGGAGGCCAGGAGAGATATGATCAACTGGTTGAATAAGTACATGTAAACTGCAATGGGTTAAAACATCTGAGGTGAAGGTTAAACATTCTCTAATGGCAAAGTCTGGTGGTAAAATCAATCACTGTATTGACATTTCCTTCAAATACACTTAAACTTTTGCAGTTCTGTGTGTATTTTATTGAGTGATGAGATTCCAACATGTGACAACCAACAAATCTGAAAACAAAATTTTAATGATCACTTCGGTACTACATTGAACGATCAAATGATAAATAACAGTACGGAGGTTGGACACATTCCTTTAGAAGTGCTTGAGACCTTTCATTTCACCAGTGCTACATGACGCTCAGTCTTCAGGCTCACCGGGGCCCCTGATGTCATCGATCTTCAGAATCATCTTGACTACTTGAGTGGCCAGAGAAATCTGCTGTTTCTTTCCAATGAGGGTCTCAATCACATGCTGTTGCTTCATGTCTGCAAAGATTGAATTCAAATTTAAtgccagtttttttattttttttattttacaaattgaaGAATTTTACATCGGTACAAAAATAAGATACTGTTAACTTTGTTCATCAAAACATCTCGTAAGAAAAATGAATtatagtttccaaaaaaaaaaaaaaaaaatagtaagcagcacaattgttttaaacatttatggGAATTAATATTCcttgtgcatcacagaaataaacaacatttgaaaatatttttcaaatagaaaacgaataatatttcacaatgttaaacaattttttaatggtatttttgaacaaataaatgcagtcttgctgcacaaaaaatactttaaaaatatttaacaaatgttaAACATTTGAACTTTAGTGTATATCAGggtttaggggtgctccgattgaTCAGCTACCAATCCCTATCCACTGGTAATAGCTTTGGGATGATTGATCGGCGGTCTCTATAAAGGCCAATCTCAAAAAACGATCTCATGAAGCAGCACTGTCTCTGTCTGGCATGGGTGAAATAAATGTAATGGTGAGGAACACTTaatatttcttcattaaataacAAGTAGGTAATTTGAAAACTTTCTGTGAGACAATTTCACAAACGACATGAGTGAATCACTGTGCAcgttctctctttctctaaaaATACGAAAATGGCTTCAAATAAAATCACATCTGCACTATAAGCTGCACAGTTAACACAGGAATTGTCAATAGCATAATCGAGGCAGTGTTGCATTATCACTAAATTTGATttaattgcatttctttttaattcttgtcaatgtttaaatcattCAGCACTCATCCGCTCTCCTGGAGACTCGCAGCACGCACACATAaaaccagattcacattactctGTTTACAGTGTAATTGCGGGCATATTTTTTCCACGCTCATGTTAATTGATTAAAGGGTTCacactagagctgaaacaacgaatcgatttaatcgattaaaatcgattattaaaatagttgtcaactaatttagtaatcgattcgtcgctaaataaattttatttgccataagcggctcatttcgtgcatatttcaaatctgcggtgaccaaagtgtggcagtaatgagccaccggaggttttactcagccagtacagcaggtgaagtagcgaatagccaatagctggcctcgttttatgtcacgtgcttcccgaacagcgtctctgcagcattcagcgggaagtgggagtactttactttgagccttcaaaatgaagagtaacctgtaaactctgcactactgaactgtttaatgggccgttcacatatcgtgtcttttgcgtgctcaagttcgttatttcctatgtaggcgcgcagtatgcactctcataatggaagcgacgcggtcgcgacacgcacgctgtgcgatgcgcccgtttttccaggcgcgtccacaccgcatccatttatcctttgctgaaatttccgggtcttcatggagagggcacgtcatggagaaagcacgtcatggttgcttagcaaaggcagacgcctcaggggcgcttgtgcccgagcgctttggaaagaaggagaaagcggcgcgactagcgttttccacgcgtttttaggtgcgatatgtgaacggcccctaagaattttatttgtgcagattctccagtacaaggttgtttgcaaatgtttagtcgtaaaagctgataacattgctttttaacagttaacatttaaagctttacaaacatgttatgtgatcagtttgtcgtttaccagttcataattcagtcgTGCAgactaattatgactgaatgggagaggtaaatgtttgagtatatttaaaatgcacttcttttctaagtattcactgctctttttcacacagcaggttttttgtgtgtgtcccaattttttttttctggacaaccttctgatggattttactttaaattgtgagttccattcaggtttcatgccattggcactttttttcgaaggattgtttacaatttcacagcgtaagctataaagcttttccccagtaaataataaaatacaatgcactgcaattttattctgttttatccttatacttcgtgaaaatatgttctcaaagattccttaagctttgtttgggatgttaaactactttaggagctctaaggactgccatggtgaaaacaatatttgaaatctccttgtgaattttgctagagtatgggtcagtgttttgattgcagaagagttcgacaaaggattactaacataataaaacaactccaggtatatttttgatgaggatatgacaatgcaaaatggttaaaatctcttaaaaatctatgctgaatgataaagaccctttattaataatttacttggggaaaaaatggaaaaaaactaaaatataagtaaataaaccgattaatcgtaaaaataatcgacagattaatcgattatcaaaataatcgttagttgcagccctagttcACACTGCATACATGGTTGTGATGCGAGTCTACTTTTGCTTCAGTACAAGAGAACAATAAAAGCAACGGCGCATTGTTTgaaaagagcacttttagataaaccAGGCAGTAATAGTTCTTTGTGAACCACAGGACTGCTTGTAATAAAgaattaaatgcaaaagaaaaggcagTACAGGTGACTGTTTCTGTCAATGATCAATTTTAATTTAGAATGTTTGTTATAATGTACGAAAAGAAGTTTAAATGTTTTACCACTTGCTTGAGCAACTTCATATATCAATCTAgaagtaaatgcaaaagtaaaaagcacTGAATCTGTTTCTTATATTAAATGCGTATAAACATCTATGAAAGATTGTATTAGCTACTGTGCTGTGTAAAAAAgaatcacaatgctgaaaaagcatTTTCAGTAGCAGTGTTTGGATTTGAAATCAAAGTAATGACTTAATGTTGTGTCTGTAGTAAACAGCCACGGATCAGTTGCagactcctgtgtgaaagcacagtgAGCTCCTGCTGCTTCTGCACTGATCGTATTGCAGATACTGCTTTCTGTAATCGGCCTCAAAAAtcctgatcggagcacccctaataaaacatttttaaatagctttATCTCCCCACTTTCCACAAGTCCtaaaaattaatttctttacTTGCTGTTTTTCTGTTTACAATTTTTTATATCACTAAAGTAAAATGAAGAAGTCCATACCATTTGTTGACAAATGTAGGCAGTCAATTCCAAGTGCAGGGTTGTTTTCCTTGACTTGTTGGGCTCTGACCTCTGCCATTGTTTGGATGGGGTTCATACCACTGTTCTCGGCCAGTGCCATAGGAATGACCTCCAGAGCATCAGCGAACGCTCTCATGGCATACTGTTCCAGAGAGGGGCACTGGAATAGAAGCAGATTGTTTAAACACAGACTTAACAAAAGCCTCTTGAGGCTCAGGACTGAGAGCGTGTGGAGTATACCTTATCGGCTGCCTGGTTTACAGCAAGAGCACAGGAGATCTCTGATGCACCGCCACCGTACACAATGCGGTGATCCCTCACGAGGTTACGGATGACGCACAGAGCGTCATGGAGAGCTCTCTTAGCCTCTTCAATGATCTAAATGATTCAGATGAACATTGTAACAGCGATACATTTACGTTACATATACATTTATGCTTcttacagatgcttttatccaaagtcacttagagtgcattcaggctatacatttgtttttaccagtatgcgtgttccctgggaattgaacccacaacattttgcactgctaacacaatgctctaccaatgagccacaggaacatgatACAAAAACAGATCTAATATCTTGAAGGGGTAAAACATCAGAGTTGAACTCTTAAAATTCTCTACCATTTTGTTCCCGCCACGGATGAAGATCGTCACAGCTCTGGAGTTTTTGCATTCCTCAATAACCAGCATTTTGTCTTTAGTGGTCCCAAAGCAGATTTCCTTCACCAGCCCAGCAGAGCCCAACTTCTCTGGAGTCAGCTCGCAGAATCGGGGTACAATACGTCCACCAGTAGCAATGGCAATGAGCTGGAAATGTTTACATGAAATCTCAGTTTGTTCATTCTTCCAACACACTTTAGATAGTAACCCATCTGTGCTATACACAAAGATATAAAAAGTATGGAGTCAgtactttttgtttgtaagaaattaatattttgattccgaaaggatgcaataaatgtataaaattaatgaTGTAatgatggagtaatgatgcagagaATTCAGACTGACCCAAAATGTTTGATCAGTAGTGTTTTACAAACCTCGATCTCAGGTCCACCGACCCAGCGGACCGCAGGAAGCTCATTCTGCAGAAGTAAGTGATTCGCTTCATCATCAAATCCCCACTGGCAAATGGCAAGATTGGCCCCGTTCTCCTTGACCTTTAGGAGAAGCGTTTTAAC is part of the Carassius gibelio isolate Cgi1373 ecotype wild population from Czech Republic chromosome B24, carGib1.2-hapl.c, whole genome shotgun sequence genome and encodes:
- the cmbl gene encoding carboxymethylenebutenolidase homolog, with protein sequence MANEAKPCPCDIGDKIDYGGLGEEVQIEHIKAYVVKPPASEKAIVVIQDIYGWQLPNTRYMADMLSANGYIAICPDFFVGKEPWSPSHDWSTFQQWLEDKKPTEIKKEVDVVLKYLKEQCGVKHIGVVGFCWGGVATHYIALQYQEIKAGVSVYGIVREREDRFDLKSPTLFIFAENDAVIPLDQVTTLEARLKEKCTADFQVKIFPKQTHGFVHRKREDINPDDKSYIEEARRDMINWLNKYM